The DNA window CAGCAGCCGACCCAGTCTCACGCGACCCCTCCGATCCGGATGTTGAGCGCGACGCGGTACGGACCGGTCACTGGGGCAGTCTAGGCAGCAGCGCGCTGGCGTTGTCGCCGACGCCGTACTGGCCGGCCTTCTTCTCGGTCAGCTGCTGCACCAGGGCCAGGCTGGTGACCAGCTGCCCCTGCACGGTGTTGGCGTTGTCGACGGTCGAGATGGTCTGGGACAGCACCGGGTCGCCCCGGACCACGGAGACCACGTTGCCGCCGGCCGAGCCCATGCCGCCGACCACGATCGCGCCGGTCCGGTCGAACTGCTCGGCGATCTTCACCACCGACTCGTCCTTCTCCGCCGAGTACTTGTCGACGTACGGCTGGCCGCTGACCAGCACGACCGCCTCGGCGGCGCCGCCGATCTTGTCCTGCGGCGTGAGGTAGCCGGAGTTGGTGTACTGCTGGACCACCGCCCGGCGGTCCGCGTCACTCACCGCCGGGCTGCCCTGCGGCCGGTCCAGCAGCACGCTGGCGAGCAGCGCGCTGGAGGTCTCCACACCGTGCCCGTTGCCCGGCAGGCCGGAGGTGGGCACGCTGTTCGGGCGGGCCGCCGTGACGGCCAGCTCCAGCAGGTTGTTGTTGCTGTCCGGGTTGATGAACTTGTCCTGGACGTCGATCCGGGCGGTGACGTTGGCCCCGGCCAGCTGGAGCATCTTCATGACGCCCTCGGTGTGGTCCCGGCCGCTGGGCAGGCTGAGCACCAGGACACGCCGGCCGTTCAGCTTGCCGGGGAGGATGACCTGCGCCATCTCGGCGGCGAAGTCCTCCTCCATGTCCAGTTCCTTCTGGAGGCTGTTGACCGACTGGCGCATCAGCGAGTTGTCCTTGCTGAGCCCGTTGACCCGCTCCTTGAGCGAGTCGGCCACCGGACCGTTCAGGGCGGCCGTGCCGACCACCAGGCCGATGGCCAGCGCCAGGAAGACCGCGGTGAGGGACACCACGTGGTAGCGGAAGTTGATCACGCTTGCAGCCTCTTGATCGTCGGGGAGCTAGAAGATCTGGCCGAGCCGGAACACGAAATT is part of the Micromonospora halotolerans genome and encodes:
- a CDS encoding copper transporter; the protein is MINFRYHVVSLTAVFLALAIGLVVGTAALNGPVADSLKERVNGLSKDNSLMRQSVNSLQKELDMEEDFAAEMAQVILPGKLNGRRVLVLSLPSGRDHTEGVMKMLQLAGANVTARIDVQDKFINPDSNNNLLELAVTAARPNSVPTSGLPGNGHGVETSSALLASVLLDRPQGSPAVSDADRRAVVQQYTNSGYLTPQDKIGGAAEAVVLVSGQPYVDKYSAEKDESVVKIAEQFDRTGAIVVGGMGSAGGNVVSVVRGDPVLSQTISTVDNANTVQGQLVTSLALVQQLTEKKAGQYGVGDNASALLPRLPQ